Proteins from one Malaya genurostris strain Urasoe2022 chromosome 2, Malgen_1.1, whole genome shotgun sequence genomic window:
- the LOC131430401 gene encoding uncharacterized protein LOC131430401 encodes MRALAIVLLCLAVTWNYGSVEALRCIQCQSTNTTCETPILECNNGTADVSLELLKILKPDLATKEKGDKFRCFEVDVKKDENLVYIKGCIYDDVDVCTGETKEGAQEYCHRCTDDVCNGASALAINISLLLGLVLALRTYSKW; translated from the exons ATGAGAGCTCTGGCAATAGTACTTCTCTGCTTAGCAGTGACGTGGAACTATGGATCAG TGGAGGCACTACGCTGCATCCAATGCCAATCGACAAACACTACTTGCGAGACTCCCATCTTGGAATGTAACAATGGTACTGCTGACGTCAGTCTTGAGCTGCTAAAGATTCTCAAGCCAGACCTAGCTACCAAGGAAAAGGGTGACAAATTTCGATGCTTTGAAGTAGATGttaaaaaagatgaaaatttggTGTACATAAAAGGATGCATTTACGACGATGTGGATGTGTGCACAGGTGAAACCAAAGAAGGTGCACAGGAGTACTGTCATCGTTGCACTGACGATGTGTGCAACGGTGCTTCCGCTCTCGCGATCAATATCAGCTTATTACTAGGATTGGTGTTAGCACTTAGAACATATTCGAAGTGGTGA